Proteins from one Algicella marina genomic window:
- a CDS encoding CmpA/NrtA family ABC transporter substrate-binding protein has translation MSIRTLLPATAFLALGLSAAHAQFLELEKDELTFGFIKLTDMAPLAVAYENGYFEDEGLFVTLEAQANWKVLLDGVIDGQLDGAHMLAGQPLAATIGFGTEAHIVTPFSMDLNGNGITVSNEIWAAMKEHVPHEDGKPVHPIPASALKPVVEQYRADGKPFNMGMVFPVSTHNYELRYWLAAGDLKPGYYSPENVSGQIDADVLLSVTPPPQMPATMEAGTIYGYCVGEPWNQQAVFKGIGVPVITDYEIWKNNPEKVFGITAEFAEEYPNTTLAITKALIRAAMWLDENDNANRPEAVEILSRSEYVGADEEVIANSMTGTFEYEKGDKREIPDFNVFFRYYATYPYYSDAVWYLTQMRRWGQISEAKTDEWYFEQAEKVYRPDIYLEAARLLVDEGLASEADFPWETDGYREATSEFIDGLEYDGRQPNAYLDSFPIGLKGSQKVVGNAVEG, from the coding sequence ATGTCCATCCGCACCCTGCTTCCGGCAACCGCGTTTCTTGCCTTGGGCCTTTCTGCTGCTCACGCCCAGTTTCTGGAACTTGAAAAGGACGAACTGACCTTCGGCTTCATCAAGCTCACCGACATGGCCCCGCTCGCCGTAGCCTACGAGAACGGCTATTTCGAGGATGAGGGCCTCTTCGTCACTCTCGAAGCCCAAGCCAACTGGAAAGTCCTTCTCGACGGCGTCATCGACGGCCAGCTTGACGGCGCCCACATGCTCGCGGGGCAGCCGCTCGCCGCGACCATCGGTTTCGGCACGGAAGCGCACATCGTCACGCCCTTCTCGATGGACCTGAACGGCAACGGCATCACCGTCTCCAACGAAATCTGGGCAGCAATGAAAGAACATGTGCCCCACGAGGACGGCAAGCCTGTCCATCCGATCCCCGCATCCGCGCTGAAGCCCGTCGTCGAACAGTATCGCGCCGACGGCAAGCCCTTCAACATGGGCATGGTCTTCCCCGTCTCGACCCACAACTACGAGCTTCGCTACTGGCTCGCCGCCGGCGATCTGAAGCCCGGCTATTACTCGCCAGAGAACGTTTCCGGCCAGATCGACGCTGATGTTCTGCTCTCAGTCACCCCGCCGCCGCAGATGCCTGCCACGATGGAGGCCGGCACGATCTACGGCTACTGCGTGGGCGAGCCATGGAACCAGCAGGCTGTGTTCAAGGGCATCGGCGTCCCGGTGATCACCGACTACGAGATTTGGAAGAACAACCCCGAGAAGGTGTTCGGCATCACCGCCGAATTCGCCGAGGAATATCCCAACACAACACTCGCCATCACCAAGGCGCTGATCCGCGCCGCGATGTGGCTCGACGAGAACGACAACGCCAACCGCCCTGAGGCGGTGGAAATCCTCTCCCGCTCCGAATACGTGGGTGCGGACGAGGAGGTGATCGCCAACTCGATGACCGGCACCTTCGAATACGAGAAGGGCGACAAGCGCGAGATCCCGGACTTCAACGTCTTCTTCCGCTACTACGCAACCTATCCCTACTACTCGGATGCCGTCTGGTACCTGACTCAGATGCGCCGCTGGGGTCAGATATCCGAGGCAAAGACCGACGAGTGGTATTTCGAGCAGGCAGAAAAGGTCTACCGCCCCGATATCTATCTCGAAGCGGCCCGTCTGCTGGTCGATGAAGGCCTCGCTAGTGAGGCAGATTTCCCTTGGGAAACAGATGGCTACCGAGAGGCGACGTCGGAATTCATCGACGGTCTCGAGTATGATGGCCGCCAGCCGAACGCTTATCTGGACAGTTTCCCGATCGGGCTCAAGGGCTCCCAGAAGGTCGTAGGAAACGCCGTCGAGGGGTGA
- a CDS encoding ABC transporter permease gives MTTVTETDFAAEAAREARRAKLFTRINKADTWFRVLGLSWVTPVLRAAAGDNPKSQITEIWRLLGVPLLAIIAFLTLWATLAPTVQTSLGAIPGPGAVWEQVGELHADHVREREKAAAFYERQDVRNAKLEAEGQADRIKFRTYTGKPTYYDQIWTSIQTVFFGFLIATAVAVPIGILCGLSPTANAAFNPIIQIFKPVSPLAWLPIVTMVVSAVYVTNDGWFSKSFLNSAITVTLCSLWPTLINTALGVASIDKDLINVGKVLKLGTWTKITKLVLPSALPLIFTGLRLSLGVGWMVLIAAEMLAQNPGLGKFVWDEFQNGSSQSLAKIMVAVFTIGIIGFLLDRLMYAVQAAFTFSNNR, from the coding sequence ATGACCACCGTCACCGAGACAGACTTCGCAGCGGAAGCCGCCAGGGAAGCCCGGCGCGCCAAGCTCTTCACCCGCATCAACAAGGCCGACACCTGGTTCAGGGTGCTGGGCCTCAGCTGGGTAACGCCCGTTCTGCGCGCAGCGGCGGGGGATAACCCCAAATCCCAGATCACCGAAATCTGGCGGCTCCTTGGCGTGCCACTGCTCGCCATCATCGCTTTCCTAACCCTGTGGGCCACGCTCGCGCCCACGGTACAGACATCCCTTGGCGCCATCCCCGGCCCCGGTGCCGTGTGGGAACAGGTGGGTGAACTTCATGCCGACCATGTCCGGGAACGGGAAAAGGCCGCCGCTTTCTATGAACGGCAGGATGTTCGCAACGCCAAGTTGGAGGCCGAGGGCCAGGCCGACAGGATCAAGTTCCGCACTTATACCGGTAAGCCGACCTACTACGACCAGATATGGACCTCGATCCAGACCGTTTTCTTCGGCTTCCTGATCGCCACCGCCGTGGCCGTGCCAATCGGCATCCTGTGCGGCCTCTCGCCCACCGCGAACGCCGCGTTCAACCCGATCATCCAGATCTTCAAGCCCGTCAGTCCGCTGGCATGGTTGCCCATCGTCACCATGGTCGTTTCGGCGGTCTATGTGACCAACGATGGCTGGTTTTCGAAGTCCTTCCTCAACTCCGCCATCACGGTCACCCTCTGCTCGCTCTGGCCGACGCTGATCAACACCGCCCTTGGCGTCGCTTCCATCGACAAGGACCTCATCAACGTCGGCAAGGTGCTGAAACTCGGCACGTGGACGAAGATCACCAAGCTGGTGCTGCCGTCGGCGCTGCCGCTGATCTTCACCGGTCTCCGCCTCTCGCTCGGGGTCGGCTGGATGGTGCTGATCGCCGCCGAGATGCTGGCACAGAACCCGGGCCTCGGCAAATTCGTGTGGGACGAGTTCCAGAACGGCTCCTCCCAGTCGCTCGCCAAGATCATGGTCGCAGTCTTCACCATCGGCATCATCGGCTTCCTGCTGGACCGCCTGATGTACGCCGTGCAGGCCGCCTTCACCTTCTCGAACAATCGGTGA
- a CDS encoding ABC transporter ATP-binding protein produces the protein MPILEFKNASKGFGVGTQYEDVLKEIDFAVEEGEFIAILGFSGTGKTTLINLIAGLETPNKGEVLFRGKPIQGPGPERGLVFQSYSLMPWLSVFGNIALAVDAVHKGKSKAERADIVEHNIKLVGLAHARDRKPAELSGGMRQRVAVARALAMNPDLLLLDEPLSALDALTRANLQDEIERIWESDRKTVILITNDVDEAILLADRIFVLNPDGTMTETFPVALQRPRDRTAMNHDATFKALRAKVTQYLMDIGIAAKTEETRKLPNVTPLHGLPKAYAEAAVTQTDDRYLQFSQLDKVYPTPKGPLTVVENFEMTLKKGEFVSLIGHSGCGKSTVLTMTAGLNEISSGAIVLDGTHVEGADPERAVVFQSPSLFPWLTARENVAIGVDRVYPKASQQERQDVVEYYLERVGLADSMHKPAADLSNGMRQRVGIARAFALSPKLLLLDEPFGMLDSLTRWELQEVLMEVWSRTKVTAVCVTHDVDEAILLADRVVMMTNGPRATIGKIMEVDLPRPRTRKALLEHPDYYAYREQLLSFLEEYEHGKKPAEEKKADAA, from the coding sequence ATGCCAATCCTCGAATTCAAGAACGCCTCCAAGGGTTTCGGCGTCGGAACCCAGTACGAAGATGTCCTGAAGGAAATCGACTTCGCGGTGGAGGAGGGCGAGTTCATCGCCATCCTCGGTTTCTCCGGTACGGGCAAGACCACCCTGATAAACCTGATCGCCGGGCTGGAGACGCCAAACAAGGGCGAAGTGCTCTTCCGAGGTAAGCCCATTCAAGGCCCGGGGCCGGAACGCGGGCTGGTCTTCCAATCCTACTCGCTCATGCCCTGGCTCTCCGTTTTCGGCAACATCGCTCTCGCTGTCGACGCCGTCCACAAGGGCAAATCGAAAGCGGAACGGGCGGATATCGTCGAACACAACATCAAGCTCGTCGGCCTGGCCCACGCCCGCGACAGAAAGCCGGCGGAGCTTTCGGGCGGAATGCGTCAGCGCGTCGCCGTCGCCCGTGCGTTGGCCATGAACCCGGACCTGCTGCTGCTGGATGAACCACTTTCCGCGCTCGACGCGCTCACCCGCGCCAACCTTCAGGATGAAATCGAGCGGATCTGGGAATCCGACCGCAAGACCGTGATCCTCATCACCAACGATGTGGACGAGGCGATCCTCCTGGCCGACCGAATTTTCGTGCTGAACCCCGATGGCACGATGACGGAGACATTCCCCGTCGCACTCCAACGCCCGCGTGACCGCACGGCGATGAACCACGACGCGACCTTCAAGGCGCTGCGCGCGAAGGTCACGCAGTATCTCATGGATATCGGCATCGCCGCCAAGACGGAGGAAACGCGCAAGCTGCCCAATGTCACGCCGCTGCACGGCCTTCCCAAAGCTTATGCGGAGGCCGCCGTCACCCAAACGGACGATCGCTACCTCCAATTCTCGCAGCTCGACAAGGTCTACCCGACTCCCAAGGGTCCGCTGACGGTGGTGGAGAACTTCGAGATGACGCTGAAGAAAGGCGAGTTCGTCTCCCTCATCGGCCACTCGGGCTGCGGCAAATCCACCGTGCTCACCATGACGGCTGGGCTCAACGAAATCTCGTCCGGCGCCATCGTGCTGGATGGCACCCACGTCGAGGGCGCCGACCCAGAACGTGCGGTCGTCTTCCAGTCTCCCAGCCTCTTCCCGTGGCTGACGGCGCGCGAGAACGTCGCCATCGGTGTGGATCGCGTCTACCCCAAGGCGTCCCAGCAGGAGCGTCAGGACGTCGTCGAATACTACCTCGAACGCGTCGGGCTGGCGGATTCCATGCATAAACCCGCTGCCGACCTTTCCAACGGCATGCGCCAACGCGTCGGCATCGCGCGGGCCTTCGCGCTCTCGCCGAAGCTGCTTTTGCTCGATGAACCCTTCGGGATGCTGGACAGCCTCACCCGATGGGAACTTCAGGAAGTGCTGATGGAAGTCTGGTCGCGCACCAAGGTCACCGCCGTCTGCGTGACGCACGACGTGGACGAGGCGATCCTGCTCGCCGACCGGGTCGTGATGATGACGAACGGTCCTCGCGCCACCATCGGCAAGATCATGGAAGTGGACCTGCCGCGCCCACGTACCCGCAAGGCCCTGCTCGAACACCCCGACTACTACGCTTACCGCGAACAGCTTCTCTCGTTCCTCGAGGAATACGAGCACGGAAAGAAACCGGCTGAAGAAAAGAAGGCCGACGCGGCCTGA
- a CDS encoding GAF domain-containing protein produces MLENVKEASDAAATTAKTFIRVTEVWVPDEADGRLKRAGGLYGDLTEFEAVSGKEIFALGEGLPGKAWAEQKPIVLKGFRGSYFKRTDAAEAAGLTAGIAMPVFAGSRLTAVVTFLFGDDSEHVGAVEVWAPGEDPSGPLALQDGYFGTADHFAWISRHTRFPKGMGLPGKTWESGRPKLFHDLGISHRFLRSDSAADAGMTAGLGLPVSAPSGDTHIVTLLSALGTPIARQFEIWSLTGDGYFTVSDGVPDRLPPSARVTPGEGILGTVAATGVPVATGEPGSAIVAIPIHRNGKVTDIAAWYF; encoded by the coding sequence ATGCTGGAAAACGTCAAGGAAGCGAGCGATGCTGCCGCCACGACGGCCAAGACCTTCATCCGCGTCACCGAAGTTTGGGTGCCGGATGAGGCCGACGGGCGCCTGAAACGCGCGGGTGGGCTCTATGGTGATCTCACCGAATTCGAAGCGGTCAGCGGCAAGGAAATTTTCGCACTCGGCGAGGGCCTGCCCGGCAAGGCATGGGCGGAGCAGAAGCCGATTGTCCTCAAGGGTTTCCGCGGCTCGTATTTCAAGCGAACAGACGCTGCCGAAGCTGCCGGTCTCACAGCCGGCATCGCCATGCCGGTCTTCGCGGGTAGCCGCCTGACTGCTGTCGTGACCTTTCTTTTCGGCGATGACAGCGAACATGTCGGCGCGGTTGAAGTCTGGGCTCCGGGAGAGGACCCGTCAGGCCCTCTCGCCCTGCAGGACGGCTACTTCGGGACAGCCGATCACTTTGCATGGATCTCCCGGCACACCCGTTTTCCCAAGGGCATGGGTCTGCCCGGCAAGACATGGGAAAGCGGTCGTCCCAAGCTGTTCCACGATCTCGGAATTTCCCACCGCTTCCTGCGTTCCGACAGCGCCGCCGACGCCGGCATGACTGCAGGTCTCGGCCTGCCAGTGTCTGCACCGAGCGGCGACACGCACATAGTAACCCTGCTCTCGGCTCTGGGTACGCCCATCGCACGCCAATTCGAAATCTGGTCCCTGACGGGGGATGGTTATTTCACGGTCTCCGATGGCGTGCCGGACAGGCTCCCCCCCTCTGCCCGTGTCACGCCGGGCGAAGGCATACTGGGCACGGTAGCTGCAACCGGCGTGCCCGTCGCCACTGGCGAACCCGGTTCGGCGATCGTCGCCATTCCCATTCACCGCAACGGCAAGGTCACTGACATTGCCGCATGGTATTTCTGA
- a CDS encoding globin domain-containing protein → MTPDQRILVRQSFDFIRPMSHQAAGLFYQRLFEIAPEVAPLFAESDMKSQGHRMMAALNLIAHSLDEPTVLIPIARELAQRHVGYGVRPEHYQPVGEALIWALETGLGPNFDTETKAAWAAAYGALSDAMIAAAYGPDGKTGIEAAE, encoded by the coding sequence ATGACACCCGATCAACGCATCCTCGTTCGCCAGAGCTTCGATTTCATCCGCCCCATGTCGCATCAGGCGGCCGGGCTGTTTTACCAGCGTCTCTTCGAGATCGCGCCCGAAGTCGCCCCGCTTTTCGCGGAGTCGGACATGAAGAGCCAGGGCCATCGAATGATGGCGGCGCTCAACCTTATCGCCCATTCGCTGGACGAACCCACGGTGCTCATCCCGATCGCCCGCGAACTGGCACAGCGCCATGTCGGCTATGGCGTCCGGCCAGAGCATTACCAGCCGGTCGGAGAGGCCCTGATCTGGGCACTGGAAACGGGCCTCGGCCCGAACTTTGACACGGAAACCAAGGCGGCATGGGCTGCCGCCTACGGCGCATTGTCGGATGCCATGATCGCGGCCGCCTACGGTCCCGACGGCAAAACCGGCATCGAAGCAGCGGAGTGA
- the nirB gene encoding nitrite reductase large subunit NirB translates to MKQKLVVIGAGMASGRALEHLLENAPDAYDITLFGAEPRGNYNRIMLSPVLSGEKTYEEIVTHDTAWYAANGITCRFGEKVQRIDRAAKVIVTPKGQTPYDKLIIATGSDPFIIPVPGHDLPGVLAYRDLDDTNAMIEASAKPGAKAVVIGGGLLGLEAAAGLALRGMEVSVVHLMGHLMERQLDEAAGYLLRKELVGRGIKIHCSANTRQVVGDGKVEGLELEDGTILPADIVVMAVGIRPSVALAKEAGLEIGRGLKVNDQLVTSDPDILALGECVEHDGMVYGLVAPLYDMAKVLAKTLAGEHDAYRGSQISTKLKVTGVDLFSAGDFADGADREEIVFRDPARGVYKRLVLQNDRIIGAVMYGDTADGSWFFGLIKDEEDISEMRDTLIFGPAFAGGTPMDPMAAVAALPDDAEICGCNGVSKGTIIAAINGGATTLDAVKAKTKASTSCGTCAGLTEQVVALTLGDDFVLPAAAGMCKCTDHSHDDVRRLIRAKELKSIPAIQQELQWKSSGGCHSCRPALNYYLVCEWPGEYVDHAQSRFINERVHANIQKDGTYSVVPRMWGGITTPNELRAIADVADKFAIPTVKVTGGQRIDLLGVKKEDLPAVWSDLNDAGMVSGHAYAKGLRTVKTCVGTDWCRFGTQDSTGLGVKIERLMWGSWTPHKVKMAVSGCPRNCAEATCKDVGIVCVDSGYEIGVGGAAGMDVREVQPLAKVGTEEEVLEYISAFVQLYRENAQYLHRPYKWIAKVGLDWVKSRVVEDAESRKALAERFEHSQTFYRKDPWAERVAGAEAHEFNPLADLTQVAAE, encoded by the coding sequence ATGAAACAGAAACTCGTCGTCATCGGCGCCGGCATGGCCTCCGGCCGTGCGCTGGAGCATTTGCTGGAGAATGCTCCGGATGCCTATGACATCACACTTTTCGGTGCGGAGCCGCGCGGTAACTACAACCGCATCATGCTCTCCCCCGTCCTGTCGGGTGAGAAAACCTACGAGGAGATCGTGACCCACGATACCGCCTGGTACGCGGCGAACGGCATCACCTGCCGCTTCGGCGAGAAGGTGCAGCGGATTGACCGCGCGGCAAAGGTGATCGTCACCCCGAAGGGCCAGACACCCTACGACAAGCTCATCATCGCCACCGGCTCGGACCCGTTCATCATTCCCGTGCCGGGCCACGACCTGCCCGGCGTACTGGCCTACCGCGATCTCGACGATACCAACGCGATGATCGAGGCCTCCGCGAAGCCCGGCGCAAAAGCCGTGGTGATCGGCGGCGGCCTGCTCGGACTGGAAGCCGCCGCGGGCCTGGCGCTGCGCGGCATGGAAGTTTCGGTCGTCCACCTGATGGGCCACCTGATGGAGCGCCAGCTCGACGAGGCGGCAGGCTACCTGCTGCGCAAGGAACTCGTCGGGCGCGGCATCAAGATACACTGTTCCGCCAACACCAGGCAGGTCGTGGGCGACGGCAAGGTAGAGGGGCTGGAACTCGAAGACGGCACCATCCTGCCCGCCGACATCGTGGTGATGGCCGTCGGCATCCGCCCTAGCGTGGCGCTGGCGAAAGAGGCGGGGCTGGAAATCGGGCGCGGCCTGAAGGTCAACGACCAGCTCGTCACCTCCGACCCCGATATCCTCGCGCTCGGCGAATGCGTCGAGCATGACGGCATGGTCTACGGCCTCGTCGCGCCCCTGTATGATATGGCCAAGGTGCTGGCCAAAACCCTCGCCGGCGAGCACGATGCCTATCGCGGCTCCCAGATATCCACCAAGCTCAAGGTCACGGGTGTCGATCTCTTCTCCGCAGGCGATTTCGCCGATGGCGCGGACCGCGAGGAGATCGTGTTTCGCGATCCCGCCCGCGGCGTCTACAAGCGCCTCGTCCTCCAGAACGACCGCATCATCGGCGCGGTGATGTACGGCGACACGGCGGACGGAAGCTGGTTCTTCGGCCTCATCAAGGACGAGGAGGACATCTCCGAGATGCGCGACACGCTCATCTTCGGCCCCGCCTTCGCCGGAGGCACCCCCATGGACCCTATGGCGGCCGTTGCAGCCTTACCGGATGACGCAGAAATCTGCGGCTGCAACGGCGTATCAAAAGGCACCATCATCGCGGCCATCAACGGCGGGGCGACCACACTCGACGCCGTGAAGGCGAAAACCAAGGCTTCAACTTCCTGCGGCACCTGTGCCGGCCTCACCGAGCAGGTCGTCGCACTCACGCTCGGCGATGATTTCGTCCTGCCCGCCGCCGCTGGCATGTGCAAGTGCACGGACCATTCCCACGACGACGTGCGCCGCCTGATCCGTGCGAAGGAGCTGAAATCCATCCCAGCGATCCAGCAGGAACTCCAGTGGAAATCCTCCGGCGGCTGCCACTCCTGCCGCCCCGCGCTCAACTATTACCTCGTCTGCGAATGGCCGGGCGAGTATGTCGACCACGCCCAAAGCCGTTTCATCAACGAGCGCGTGCACGCCAATATCCAGAAGGACGGCACCTATTCCGTCGTGCCGCGCATGTGGGGCGGGATCACTACGCCGAACGAGTTGCGCGCCATCGCCGATGTGGCCGACAAGTTCGCGATCCCCACCGTCAAGGTCACCGGCGGCCAGCGCATCGACCTGCTGGGCGTGAAGAAGGAAGACCTGCCCGCCGTCTGGTCCGACCTCAACGATGCCGGCATGGTCTCCGGCCATGCCTACGCCAAGGGTCTGCGCACCGTGAAAACCTGTGTGGGCACGGACTGGTGCCGCTTCGGCACGCAGGACAGCACGGGCCTCGGCGTGAAGATCGAGCGCCTGATGTGGGGCTCGTGGACGCCCCACAAGGTCAAGATGGCCGTCTCCGGCTGCCCCCGTAACTGCGCCGAGGCGACCTGCAAGGATGTCGGCATCGTCTGCGTCGACAGCGGCTACGAGATCGGCGTCGGCGGCGCCGCGGGCATGGACGTTCGCGAAGTCCAGCCGCTCGCCAAGGTCGGCACGGAAGAGGAGGTGCTCGAATACATCTCCGCCTTCGTCCAGCTCTACCGCGAGAACGCGCAATACCTGCACCGCCCCTACAAGTGGATCGCCAAGGTCGGGCTCGACTGGGTGAAAAGCCGCGTGGTGGAGGATGCCGAAAGCCGCAAGGCTCTCGCCGAACGCTTCGAGCACTCGCAAACCTTCTACCGCAAGGACCCGTGGGCCGAGCGCGTGGCAGGCGCCGAGGCGCACGAATTCAATCCCCTCGCAGATCTCACACAGGTGGCAGCAGAATGA
- the nirD gene encoding nitrite reductase small subunit NirD, which yields MSDFIDIGALEDIRPQSARLVRTAMGCIAVFRTADDEVFALDDRCPHKGGPLSNGIQHGRSITCPLHNWVISLSTGMAEGADEGSVRTYPVQVSDGRILMDARALAESMAAE from the coding sequence ATGAGCGATTTCATAGATATCGGCGCGCTGGAGGATATCCGCCCGCAAAGCGCCCGCCTCGTCCGCACCGCGATGGGCTGCATCGCCGTGTTCCGCACCGCGGACGACGAAGTGTTCGCCCTCGACGACCGCTGCCCGCACAAGGGCGGGCCATTGTCCAACGGCATCCAGCACGGGCGCTCGATCACCTGCCCGCTGCACAACTGGGTCATCTCGCTCTCGACCGGCATGGCCGAGGGCGCCGATGAAGGCAGCGTGCGCACCTATCCGGTGCAGGTCTCGGACGGGCGCATCCTGATGGATGCCCGCGCCCTCGCCGAGTCCATGGCCGCGGAATGA
- a CDS encoding nitrate reductase, whose amino-acid sequence MSGAGPIRTTCPYCGVGCGVLVTPDGKGGATVAGDTAHPANYGRLCSKGLALGETLGLHDRILAPRFHNRETDWDEALDTVAEKFSTAIRDHGPDSVAFYVSGQFLTEDYYVANKLMKGYIGSANIDTNSRLCMASSVAGHKRAFGADTVPGTYEDLEEADVIVLVGSNLAWCHPVLFQRILAARQQRPITLVTVDPRRTATAESSDMHLAIAPGTDTSLFNGLLHRIAAEGAVNGDFVTRHVEGLSEAVAAACDMPLEAVASVTGVDTNLLDEFFSLWTGTEKVVTVYSQGVNQASDGTDKVSAIINCHLATGRIGRPGMGPFSVTGQPNAMGGREVGGLSNMLAAHLDIENSNHRALVRGFWNAPAMPEKSGLKAVDMFDACATGQIKALWIMCTNPAVSLPRANHVRDAIEACDFVVVSDITETDTTRIADLVLPATGWGEKDGTVTNSERRISRQRPFLPAPGVARHDWQAICGVARRMGFGDAFDYQNPAEIFAEHAALSGLAARAGRDFDVSGFASQTYDDIEPQLWPSPGTGTADERFFADGGFYHPDGMARMVAVHPRTSPNITGPEYPFILNTGRIRDQWHTMTRTARSARLSRHLAEPFVEIHPDDAHANGIAPADLVEVASQHGGIVARALVTDRTPRGTLFAPMHWTAHWTALGRVDAVMAAVTDPTSGQPELKRTAVCLRKATMDWHAFAVTRNEPFPAVDYWAKARADGGWTVELAGTGALPEAEGFLRQMAGAPEAAAMTMADPSRGGMRVALFDGPVLVAALFLSRRPVAVSRAYLADALKSDVPDILPGHPGSGRPDPGAIVCSCFGVGINTIREAIVSRRLTSVAEIGEALQAGTNCGTCRAELKTILDRTDLPLAAE is encoded by the coding sequence ATGAGCGGCGCGGGCCCGATCCGCACCACCTGCCCCTATTGCGGGGTCGGCTGCGGTGTGCTGGTCACACCCGACGGCAAGGGCGGCGCCACGGTCGCGGGCGATACCGCCCACCCCGCCAACTACGGCCGCCTCTGCTCCAAGGGTCTGGCACTCGGCGAAACGCTCGGCCTGCACGACCGCATCCTCGCCCCACGCTTCCACAACCGCGAAACGGACTGGGACGAGGCGCTCGACACGGTGGCGGAGAAATTCTCCACCGCGATCCGCGATCACGGCCCCGACAGCGTAGCCTTCTACGTCTCGGGCCAGTTCCTGACCGAGGATTACTACGTCGCCAACAAGCTGATGAAGGGCTACATCGGCTCGGCCAACATCGACACCAATTCGCGGCTCTGCATGGCGTCCTCCGTCGCCGGCCACAAGCGTGCCTTCGGAGCTGATACCGTGCCCGGCACCTACGAGGATCTGGAGGAAGCGGACGTTATCGTCCTCGTCGGTTCCAACCTGGCATGGTGCCACCCCGTCCTCTTCCAGCGCATCCTCGCCGCCCGCCAGCAGCGCCCGATCACCCTTGTTACCGTCGATCCGCGCCGAACCGCCACGGCCGAAAGCAGCGATATGCATCTGGCAATCGCACCCGGCACGGACACCTCGCTTTTCAATGGCCTTCTGCATCGAATCGCGGCCGAAGGTGCGGTGAATGGTGATTTCGTCACCCGCCACGTCGAGGGCCTGTCCGAAGCGGTGGCCGCCGCCTGTGACATGCCGCTGGAAGCGGTGGCAAGTGTCACCGGCGTCGACACCAATCTTCTAGACGAATTCTTCAGCCTCTGGACCGGTACCGAAAAGGTCGTCACCGTCTATTCGCAAGGCGTCAATCAGGCCAGCGACGGCACTGACAAGGTCAGTGCGATCATCAATTGCCATCTCGCAACCGGTCGTATCGGACGCCCGGGCATGGGTCCGTTTTCCGTCACAGGCCAGCCGAATGCCATGGGCGGGCGGGAAGTCGGCGGGCTGTCCAACATGCTTGCCGCGCATCTCGATATCGAGAATTCGAACCACCGCGCCCTTGTTCGCGGCTTCTGGAACGCCCCGGCGATGCCGGAAAAGTCCGGTCTGAAGGCAGTCGACATGTTTGACGCCTGTGCCACAGGTCAGATCAAGGCACTCTGGATCATGTGCACCAACCCGGCCGTGTCGCTGCCCCGTGCCAACCACGTTCGCGACGCTATCGAGGCATGTGATTTTGTCGTGGTGTCCGACATCACCGAGACAGACACCACCCGTATCGCCGATCTCGTTCTGCCGGCAACCGGATGGGGGGAAAAGGACGGCACCGTCACCAACTCCGAACGCCGCATCTCCCGCCAGCGCCCGTTCCTGCCGGCACCCGGCGTAGCCCGGCATGACTGGCAGGCGATCTGCGGCGTCGCCCGGCGCATGGGCTTTGGCGACGCGTTTGACTACCAGAACCCGGCCGAGATCTTTGCCGAACACGCTGCCCTCTCCGGTCTCGCCGCCCGTGCGGGCCGGGATTTCGATGTTTCCGGTTTTGCCTCGCAGACCTACGATGACATCGAACCGCAGCTCTGGCCCAGCCCCGGCACCGGTACCGCAGACGAAAGGTTCTTCGCCGACGGTGGCTTCTACCACCCCGACGGCATGGCCCGCATGGTCGCCGTCCATCCTCGCACCAGCCCGAATATCACCGGGCCTGAATACCCCTTCATTCTGAACACTGGTCGCATCCGCGACCAGTGGCACACGATGACACGCACCGCGCGTTCCGCACGGTTGTCGCGCCACCTCGCCGAACCTTTCGTCGAGATCCATCCCGATGACGCCCATGCCAACGGCATCGCCCCCGCCGATCTGGTAGAGGTGGCAAGCCAGCACGGCGGCATCGTCGCCCGCGCACTGGTAACGGACAGAACCCCGCGCGGCACCCTGTTCGCACCGATGCACTGGACAGCCCACTGGACTGCGCTCGGCCGCGTCGATGCCGTCATGGCGGCAGTGACGGACCCGACATCCGGCCAGCCGGAGCTGAAACGCACGGCCGTGTGCCTGCGAAAGGCAACGATGGATTGGCACGCCTTCGCCGTGACCCGCAACGAACCGTTTCCGGCCGTTGACTACTGGGCCAAGGCCCGTGCCGACGGTGGCTGGACGGTCGAACTCGCGGGGACGGGCGCCCTGCCGGAAGCGGAAGGATTTCTAAGACAAATGGCCGGTGCACCGGAGGCCGCGGCGATGACCATGGCCGATCCCTCTCGCGGTGGCATGCGGGTCGCCCTGTTCGATGGCCCGGTGCTCGTTGCCGCGCTGTTCCTCTCCCGCCGGCCGGTTGCCGTTTCCCGCGCCTACCTCGCCGACGCACTGAAGAGCGACGTTCCGGACATTCTCCCCGGCCACCCCGGCAGCGGCAGGCCGGATCCGGGTGCAATCGTCTGCTCCTGTTTCGGCGTCGGCATCAACACCATCCGCGAGGCCATCGTTTCCCGTCGTCTGACATCTGTCGCCGAGATCGGCGAGGCCCTTCAGGCGGGCACCAACTGCGGCACCTGTCGGGCCGAACTGAAAACCATCCTCGACCGCACGGACCTTCCCCTCGCTGCCGAATAA